CCACGCATTGGGACTGTTCATCGGTGCGCTGTGTGGGATCTATCTCGTTCGTCGTCGATCGGTCCGTCCGAATGGACTCCGTCTCTGGTCGGGCGTTCTCATCTTTGCCGTATTCGAGGGGATGTGGGCGATGTACATCCCGCTGGGTGGATCTCAATTCAAGCTGTTTCGAGCCATCGGAGCGGCAGCAGTCTTCTTACTCGCAGCGTTGCTCACGATTGCGGTCCAAAGCTCGAATCAGCCGTTGTTCGGTCGCTCTAGAATCCAGTACAAGGACGCTGCACTGAGTCTCGTGGCCGTCTTGCTCGTCGTCATCGCTGCGGTGGCTGTTCCGTACAATCTATTTACTGTTTCCGATCGATCATCGGGGATCACTGATCAAAACAGCATTCAGGTTCGGGGCTACACCATCGCGTACGCCGAAGGGATTCCTAATCAGTACATCTCGGACGTCGAATTCAATGCATTAGGTGAGACGACGAATGTAAAGGCAAGTGGCGTCATCGTCGTCAACGATCAACAGGAAATCTGGTGGCAGGAGATCTCGAAAGATCGACTCGGATTTGATCATAGGGTCGCTGTGCGTGTCGGCGGCATTGGGTGGCGCGAGACCGTTCTCGCCAGTCGAACGACGTGGAAGGTCGTCGGGAACCACTCGGTGTACACCGTCCAGTTAGAACACGACGACGAACGAACCCACGTATTCACCTCACAACCCGCACGCGCCGAACCGACCATCGCGGGCCGGAACGTCACATTCGTCCCCGGCGAAACGTTCTCGTTTCGCGTCACACGCAACGGAACCGTGCTTGGTCAAGCAGACATCCCCGAACGCGACGAAGCGGTCTCTGCTGGCGGACTCACGCTCGTCCGAATGAAAAACCGTTTGTACGCAATGAACAACCAAACCCGAGTCCGAATAGCGAAATACGTCCCACCGAAAAAATAACACTGACTTCGATGTCATTCCTCGGTGAGATTGGTCGAGTATCCCCCTGATGCGGTACTGGATTTAGGCATGCCTAAAAATCAATACTTTTATGTTGTTTAGGCGAACCTAAAATATTGTATGCAGAGATTGATGTCCCGGACGTGGCGCGTCGTCAACGATCGTGACGAACAGAGACACAACGGGGTATGAGACAGATGGTTACAAACGAGGATTTCTTGACACAGCAGTCTCGACGCGAATCGAACGCACGAACGTATCCTCGTGGGATACCGATCGCGATTCAGTCGGCTCGTGGAATCGAGATCAAAGACGTCGAGGGGAACACGTACATCGATTGTCTCGCGGGTGCCGGTACCCTCGCTCTTGGTCACAATCATCCGGTCGTCGTCGATGCAATGCAGAGCGCGCTTGAAGACGACCGCGCGCTTCACACGCTCGACCTCACGACACCGATCAAAGAACAGTTCGTAGATACGCTGTTCGATAGCCTCCCAGATGAGTTCACAGACTCTGCGAAGATTCAGTTCTGTAGTCCAGCTGGAACGGATGCGGTTGAGGCGGCGCTGAAATTAGTGAAGCACGCGACTGGAAATCGGGATGTGCTGGCGTTTCAGGGCGGCTATCACGGGATGACGAACGGTGCACTGAGTTTAATGGGTGACGTGGAGGCCAAAGAGGGCGTTTCGGGTTTGATGTCTGGTGTTCATCACCTACCGTACCCCTACGAGTACCGGTGTCCGTTCGGGGGTGAAGGCAGCACTCACGAAACCGCCAGTCGATACGTCGAGCGTCTGCTCGATAATCCGACCAGCGGTATCGCTGAACCGGCCGGGATGATCGTCGAACTCGTTCAGGGAGAGGGTGGTATGATTCCCGCACCAGATGCGTGGACGAAGGAGATTCGACGGATCACACGAGAGCGTGACATCCCGCTCATCGTCGATGAGATTCAGACCGGACTTGGGCGGACAGGCGAGCAGTACGCGTTCGAACACGCCGACATCACACCTGATGTCATCACGCTCTCGAAGGCGATCGGTGGCAGCCTTCCGCTGGCGGTCGTGTTGTACCACGAGCGATACGATGTCTGGGAGCCGGGAGCACACGCGGGAACGTTCCGTGGGAATCAGCTGGCGATGGCGGCGGGCCAAGCGACGATCGAATACGTTCTCGAACACGATCTCGCCTCGCACGCAGCGGAGATGGGTGCGCGACTCCAAGAGAAACTATCCCAGACAGCGCAACTCGACGTTGTCGGTGACGTTCGCGGGCGCGGGCTCATGATCGGCGTCGAAATTGTCGATCCGACCGGCGAACAAGAGCCAGACGGAAGCTATCCAGAGAACCCCGATCTCGCAAAGCAAATTCAGTCTGGCTGTGTCGATCGCGGACTCATCATCGAACGTGGTGGTCGGCGAGGGAGCACAGCACGATTCCTCCCGCCGTTGATCGTCTCGAAAGGCCAGATCGACACGATCGTAGAGATTTTCCACGAAGCCGTTGTTGGGGCTCGATCGGATCCATCATCTGATGAGCAGACCAATCGATGAGCGGGACGAAAACGTTTCGTGAGAGTCCAGAAGATCTCACAGAAGGGCTCTTCTTGGGAACTGATGCCGGGACCATCGCCTACCGGACAGCGATGGGGCAGGCCCAGCAGGCCGTTCTCGACGCGTACTTACGGCGCGCAACGCCCTATTCGGGCGCGTCACACGAACAACAGGCAGCACAGCTTGCATCGATCGAGTGTCTCCCAGAGGACGGACGAGGATTGCCCGCGACGATCGAACTGGTCGCCGAGACGGTGCTCCAACATTCGGTCGGCGTCTCCGATCCCGCCTGCGTCGCACACTTACAGTGCCCACCGATGATCCCGGCACTCGCCGCTGAGGCGATGATTACCGCGACGAACCAGTCGTTGGACTCGTGGGATCAGAGTCCGTCTGCAACCGAACTTGAAACGCGCCTCGTCGACGCGTTGGCTGAGGTGTTCGGATACGAGGAGCACTCAGATGGCGTGTTCACGAGCGGGGGAACACAGTCGAATTTCATGGCACTCCTCCTCGCTCGGAACTGGTATCTCGATGATCGATTCGATCACAATGCACGAATTGACGGACTTCCACCTGAGATTGATTCACTCCGTATTCTCTGCTCAGAGGACGCCCATTTCACCACGCGCCAAAGTGCAGCGCAGCTCGGTCTCGGTGAAAATGCCGTTGTCACAGTTCCCACAGACGACGAGCATCGTCTCTCGGTCGATGCGCTCGATTCGACGGTTCAGACCCTGTGCGAACGGGATCTACAGCCATTCGCACTCGTTGGAACCGCTGGAACCACCGATTTCGGGAGCATCGATCCGCTTACACCCCTTGCCCAACGCGCGCACGAACACAACATGTGGTTTCACGTCGATGCGGCCTACGGCGGCGCACTCGCGTTCAGCGAGCGACACAACGAGAAATTGAGCGGAATCGCTCTCTCCGATTCAATCAGTATCGACTTCCACAAGCTGTTCTATCAACCGCTCAGCTGTGGCGCATTCCTCCTCCGAGAGGGTGATCGATACCGATACATCGATCGCAACGCCGCGTATCTCAATCCCGAATCCGACGATACTGATGGCGTCGTGAACCTCGTCTCGAAATCCGTCCAGACATCCCGGCGATTCGACGCTCTGAAACCGTTTATCGCGTTCCAGACGCTCGGTCGAGCGGGAATCGCGGAGCTGATCGATTACACTCTCGAACTCGCCACGGCCGTCGCCGACACGATCGCTGCCGATCCTGCCTTCGAGCTGAAACACGAACCAACGCTGAATGCTGTCGTGTTCCGCTATCTGCCAACAACAGACGCGAACGGATCGGCCACGAGCGAAACGAGCGAGGTAAACGAGCGGATTCGTGATCGATTGCGCGCGGAGGGTGACGCTATCATCGCGCGGACAACGGTCGATGCGGAGACCTATCTCAAGTTCACGCTGTTGAACCCGCAGACAACGATCAGTGATGTCGAACGAATCCTCGAAGCGATCAAACAGTACGGGACAGAGATCACACCGCTTTATGAACAGAAAACAAACTACGATGCCTCAGCTGAAGAATAAAAATGACTGATAAATCGATATCCTCCGAGAAAATTGCTGAATCGGCAACGATCCACAGTTTCGTGAACTGCTATCTGCGCGAGACAGGAAACTACGACCGTCTGAAACCGGACGAGATCTCGATCACAGCACGGGACGGTAGAAACGATGGTGGAGATGACAACAACGATAATGGAGAGAGCGATGGAAATGGGGGACGGCTGTCGTGTGATACCGTCTTCTGGAGTGAACTGTCTACTCTGAATCTCGATTTACTATTTCCCGTCCGATACGAATCGCCAACTGGGCGCCACCTGTTTGACCTTCCGGTGTACGTTCGCTCAGCCGGGGATTGGATCGAGCTGGACTACACCACGCTCGCAAGTCTGATCGTTCGTGAGCTCGCGCTTTCACGCTCGGACTCAGACGACAGTGCTGATGAGCTACTGTTGCGAGTCATTCGGAGTGCTCGTAACATCGAACGTTACGTTGCAGCCCGAGACGATTTCGAGCAGCTCTACGGGTTCGAGACGACCTTTCGGGACGCCGAGCAGTCACTCGTGTTCGGTCATCTCCTTCATCCGACGCCAAAAAGTAGACAAGGGATCGCTCGCCGTGATGCGCCGACGTACGCGCCCGAGCTACACGGGGCGTTTCAGCTGCACTACTTCCGCGCTGATCCCGAAATTGTGACACAGGGGTCGGCGCGCGAGGAGAGCGCCACAGAATGGGTAAAATCGGAGCTACGCGACGATCCAAACGTTTCGAATGCGTTCATCTCCTCACACGTCGACAGCGAGGACGCGTTACTCCCAATCCACCCGTGGCAAGCCGAGTATCTCCTCGATCAACCCCACGTCCAACAGGCGATCGAGGACGGGTGCCTCGAACATCTTGGCGCACACGGACGGACGTTCTATCCCACATCATCCGTTCGTACTTTGTACAACCCGACTGCCGCATTCATGGTGAAAGGGTCACTCGATGTGAAGATCACCAACTCCGTTCGAACGAACAAACGACCGGAGCTAGAGCGAGGCGTCGCTGTGAGCGAACTTCTCGAAACAGAGTTGGGAGCGCAACTCCGAGAGCGGTTTCCAGACTTTCAGGTCGTTCGTGACCCCGCCTCTCTCACGCTCGATATCGGGACCGAGCGGGAGTCAGGGTTCGAAGTTGTCCTCCGTGACAATCCGTTCCGTGGTGATGCAGCGACGAATGCGACGCCGGTCGTTGCTCTATGCCAGGATCACCTCTATCGTACAACCGACCGAACCGACCACAATGCCTCGCGGCTCGATCACATCATTCGGACGCTCGCAGACCGCGAAGGTCGCACGACAGCGACGGTTAGTGAGGACTGGTTCCGTCAGTATCTCGCAATTTCTGTGCGCCCGGTGCTCTGGTTGTACCTCACCCACGGCGTCGGCGTCGAGGCACATCAGCAAAACAGCGTGCTGGCCTTGGATGACGGCTATCCTGACCAGTTCTACTACCGCGACAATCAGGGCTATTACTTCTGTGAATCGACCTACGAGGCCGTCGATGCACTTCTTCCTGGCGTCGGTGAACGAGCAGACACGATCTGTCCGGACGCGATTGCAGACGAGCGCATCCGATACTACGTCATTTTGAACAACACGTTCGGTCTCATCAACGCCTTCGGATGCGCCGATCTCGTCGACGAGCGGCGATTGTTAGAGCTTCTTCGCGAGGAACTGAACCGGTTGCAAGCGTTCGACCGCGAGACGTCGAACTTGTTGGAGCCGCTTCTCACGTCACCGACGATTCCCTGCAAGGCGAACTTGCTCACTCGATTTCACGGGATGGACGAGCTCGAAGCCTCGATCGAGAACCAGTCGGTGTATACGGAGATCGACAACCCGCTCGTTACTGAACGGGAGGCCCAGTGATGACCGGTCCAACGTTCCCGTCGGACTACGACTACAGAACCTACAACGAGAGGCTCGAAAAGCTGATTGCATTCAGACAGGTCTCGTTGGAGCGCGATCTTGAGCGATTGCACGCGTGGCTCAACGCAGAACACGTCCTTCCATACTGGCAGCTCAACGACCCGCTTCCGACGTTTCGGGCCGAACTCGTCGAGAAAATCGAGGACGAGCATTTGGCACCGTACATCGGCTACCTCGATCACGTCCCGATGAGCTACTGGGAGTGTTACTGGGCGGCAGACGACGTGATAGCGGACTACTGTGAGACGAACGCGGCCGATCAAGGGATTCACCTGCTCATTGGTCCAGCGGAGTATCTCGGCCGTGGATACGCCGAACCGCTGGTGCGAGCCGTCACGGAGATGCAGTTTTGCCATCCAGAGACCGACCGCATCCTCACCGAACCCGATGTCAGAAACGAGACTGTGATTCACGTCTTCGAAAAGTGTGGCTTCGAACCGCTCCGAGAGATCGAACTCCCGGAGAAAGACGCTCTGTTGATGGCCTGTGAACGAGCGCAGTTCCAACAGCACGGTTCGAGTGGAAACGAAACCCGAGTGAGTGCCGACACAGGTGAGGATGGCCAATGACCGACGAACCGTACGACCTCGTTGGCATTGGTCTCGGTCCGTTCAATCTCGGTCTCGCGTCTCTCCTTGAAGACTGGGACCTCGACGTTGTGTTCCTCGAACAGCGCTCGGAGTTTTCGTGGCACGAAGGGATGCTCATCGAGGGAACGACGCTCGAAGTGCCGTTTCTCGCGGATCTCGTTACACTCGCGGATCCAACGAACCCCTACAGCTACCTCAACTATCTGCGGGAAACTGGACGAATCTACGAATTTTACTTCTACGAGACGTTCCAGATTCCCCGAAGAGAGTACAACGACTACCTCAAGTGGGTCACAACGCGCCTCGATAACTGCCTGTTCAATCGCCGGGTACAATCAGTGCGCTGGGAGCAAGAGGAGGAACTGTTTGTCATTACGGCCGTGCACCCCGACAGCGGGGAGGAGCATGAATACCGAGCCGCTGACGTCGCACTCGGGATCGGGAGCCAGCCACAGATTCCCGATTCGCTACACGGTCACTCAGAAGACGTGTTTCACACAGCGGCGTATCGCTCACACCGGCAGCGGTGTCTCGATGCTGATTCAATTACGGTCGTCGGATCGGGCCAGAGCGCAGCTGAGGTCTTTTTGGATCTTCTCCAGCGCCAACCCGACGGTGAGTACCGTCT
The nucleotide sequence above comes from Halocatena marina. Encoded proteins:
- a CDS encoding rhomboid family intramembrane serine protease, coding for MQPLFRLAISIFPSWLPVYDLLLVGAIVLSFGIARWFGGFDPVRVARTRFRWGIPWGTLSISGFVLFVYLFVQNGITYPNAPTVIPFRAWSYFSPTGIVMSPFTHANRGHVTGNIVGTLTVGVLAEYLWSHYPEKRTSNASTSLKRGFVPTLAHPSVRILAFVVGSLVVGLLSGVFSLGPTIGFSGVVFAYAGFTLMRYPLGTVLVLLSGRVLSLVYQSIKNPTVTQAGQPQFVTPWWAGISLQGHALGLFIGALCGIYLVRRRSVRPNGLRLWSGVLIFAVFEGMWAMYIPLGGSQFKLFRAIGAAAVFLLAALLTIAVQSSNQPLFGRSRIQYKDAALSLVAVLLVVIAAVAVPYNLFTVSDRSSGITDQNSIQVRGYTIAYAEGIPNQYISDVEFNALGETTNVKASGVIVVNDQQEIWWQEISKDRLGFDHRVAVRVGGIGWRETVLASRTTWKVVGNHSVYTVQLEHDDERTHVFTSQPARAEPTIAGRNVTFVPGETFSFRVTRNGTVLGQADIPERDEAVSAGGLTLVRMKNRLYAMNNQTRVRIAKYVPPKK
- a CDS encoding diaminobutyrate--2-oxoglutarate transaminase, with amino-acid sequence MRQMVTNEDFLTQQSRRESNARTYPRGIPIAIQSARGIEIKDVEGNTYIDCLAGAGTLALGHNHPVVVDAMQSALEDDRALHTLDLTTPIKEQFVDTLFDSLPDEFTDSAKIQFCSPAGTDAVEAALKLVKHATGNRDVLAFQGGYHGMTNGALSLMGDVEAKEGVSGLMSGVHHLPYPYEYRCPFGGEGSTHETASRYVERLLDNPTSGIAEPAGMIVELVQGEGGMIPAPDAWTKEIRRITRERDIPLIVDEIQTGLGRTGEQYAFEHADITPDVITLSKAIGGSLPLAVVLYHERYDVWEPGAHAGTFRGNQLAMAAGQATIEYVLEHDLASHAAEMGARLQEKLSQTAQLDVVGDVRGRGLMIGVEIVDPTGEQEPDGSYPENPDLAKQIQSGCVDRGLIIERGGRRGSTARFLPPLIVSKGQIDTIVEIFHEAVVGARSDPSSDEQTNR
- a CDS encoding aspartate aminotransferase family protein, producing the protein MSGTKTFRESPEDLTEGLFLGTDAGTIAYRTAMGQAQQAVLDAYLRRATPYSGASHEQQAAQLASIECLPEDGRGLPATIELVAETVLQHSVGVSDPACVAHLQCPPMIPALAAEAMITATNQSLDSWDQSPSATELETRLVDALAEVFGYEEHSDGVFTSGGTQSNFMALLLARNWYLDDRFDHNARIDGLPPEIDSLRILCSEDAHFTTRQSAAQLGLGENAVVTVPTDDEHRLSVDALDSTVQTLCERDLQPFALVGTAGTTDFGSIDPLTPLAQRAHEHNMWFHVDAAYGGALAFSERHNEKLSGIALSDSISIDFHKLFYQPLSCGAFLLREGDRYRYIDRNAAYLNPESDDTDGVVNLVSKSVQTSRRFDALKPFIAFQTLGRAGIAELIDYTLELATAVADTIAADPAFELKHEPTLNAVVFRYLPTTDANGSATSETSEVNERIRDRLRAEGDAIIARTTVDAETYLKFTLLNPQTTISDVERILEAIKQYGTEITPLYEQKTNYDASAEE
- a CDS encoding IucA/IucC family siderophore biosynthesis protein; this translates as MTDKSISSEKIAESATIHSFVNCYLRETGNYDRLKPDEISITARDGRNDGGDDNNDNGESDGNGGRLSCDTVFWSELSTLNLDLLFPVRYESPTGRHLFDLPVYVRSAGDWIELDYTTLASLIVRELALSRSDSDDSADELLLRVIRSARNIERYVAARDDFEQLYGFETTFRDAEQSLVFGHLLHPTPKSRQGIARRDAPTYAPELHGAFQLHYFRADPEIVTQGSAREESATEWVKSELRDDPNVSNAFISSHVDSEDALLPIHPWQAEYLLDQPHVQQAIEDGCLEHLGAHGRTFYPTSSVRTLYNPTAAFMVKGSLDVKITNSVRTNKRPELERGVAVSELLETELGAQLRERFPDFQVVRDPASLTLDIGTERESGFEVVLRDNPFRGDAATNATPVVALCQDHLYRTTDRTDHNASRLDHIIRTLADREGRTTATVSEDWFRQYLAISVRPVLWLYLTHGVGVEAHQQNSVLALDDGYPDQFYYRDNQGYYFCESTYEAVDALLPGVGERADTICPDAIADERIRYYVILNNTFGLINAFGCADLVDERRLLELLREELNRLQAFDRETSNLLEPLLTSPTIPCKANLLTRFHGMDELEASIENQSVYTEIDNPLVTEREAQ
- a CDS encoding GNAT family N-acetyltransferase yields the protein MTGPTFPSDYDYRTYNERLEKLIAFRQVSLERDLERLHAWLNAEHVLPYWQLNDPLPTFRAELVEKIEDEHLAPYIGYLDHVPMSYWECYWAADDVIADYCETNAADQGIHLLIGPAEYLGRGYAEPLVRAVTEMQFCHPETDRILTEPDVRNETVIHVFEKCGFEPLREIELPEKDALLMACERAQFQQHGSSGNETRVSADTGEDGQ